TGTTAAATGGTACGAAAAGGAGGATAGAACCAAGTGGGTTCTGCCTCGTATACTCAGGGAACGTGCGGAAAAGCTCGGAGATAAACCATTTCTTCAATTTGGATACAATTCTCCGATTAGCTTTGCCCAGACTAACCTTCTGGCCAACAGAATCGCCAACGGACTCTTGAGGCTCGGTGTTAAAAAAGGGGAAAAGGTTTCTGTCTACATGCCCAATTCATCGGATTACGTAATCACCTGGTTCGGAATTTTGAAGATGGGCGGGATAATGGTTCCCATTAACACCGCTTACAAGATGGATTTCCTCCAGTACATCATAGACAGCTCTGACTCAAAGATACTTTTCATCGCCGAAGAATACCTCGATAGAATGCCTCCGATTGCGGACAGAATCCCTCAACTGGAAAAGGTGATTGTATGGACGCGAAGCGGAAGCGAGGACTTTGACCCGCAGGGTTTCACTTCAAGACCTATGATTCCGTTCGCTACGTTCATGAATGAGCATAAAGAAGACGAGCCTGATGTGACCGTAACCCATTTAGACCATGCCCGGCTCATGTACACATCCGGAACGACGGGAAGGTCGAAGGGTGTTATTAGGCCTTGTCAGGCGGATTATCAAACCGCGGGCAACTATGCACAGGTTATGGATATACATCCAAACGACGTGTGTTTTACCTGCCTACCTCTCTTTCATTCAAACGCCATGGTTCTAACCGTATATCCTGCTCTCCTCAGGGGTGCAAGGGCAGTTGTGGAGGAGAAATACAGCGCTAATCAATTCTGGAAATGGATGGTAGACCATAAGGTTACGAAATTTAATATGGTCGGCACGATGTCCTATTTCATGTGGAATACGCCGCCCGTGCCGGAGGAAAAGCAGCATAAAGTAAAGCTTGTTCTCGGCTCTCCTGCACCTCACGACATTATCGAGGAATTCATGGATAGGTTTAACATAAAGTTTATGGAAGGCTACGGTCTTACGGAGATAGGGCAGGTTACTTACATGCGTCCAGGCGAAC
The DNA window shown above is from Thermodesulfobacteriota bacterium and carries:
- a CDS encoding AMP-binding protein, which produces MATKTARIKKPKDLKYTIHLIRRRPFDVKWYEKEDRTKWVLPRILRERAEKLGDKPFLQFGYNSPISFAQTNLLANRIANGLLRLGVKKGEKVSVYMPNSSDYVITWFGILKMGGIMVPINTAYKMDFLQYIIDSSDSKILFIAEEYLDRMPPIADRIPQLEKVIVWTRSGSEDFDPQGFTSRPMIPFATFMNEHKEDEPDVTVTHLDHARLMYTSGTTGRSKGVIRPCQADYQTAGNYAQVMDIHPNDVCFTCLPLFHSNAMVLTVYPALLRGARAVVEEKYSANQFWKWMVDHKVTKFNMVGTMSYFMWNTPPVPEEKQHKVKLVLGSPAPHDIIEEFMDRFNIKFMEGYGLTEIGQVTYMRPGEPFRVGSCGKEAPGYEIKIVDPETDEEVPRGQVGEIVVRPRIPNIMLHYYHKMPEKTVSDFRNFWFHTGDAGRMDKDGYIYFVDRVKDYIRRRGENISSFELERIVGLHPAVEESAAIGVKAETGRYAEDEVMIVVVKKEGMDVKPEELLKFLEPRMPHFMIPRFIRFMKSLPKTGTQRVQKNKLREEGITTDTWDREKAGYKVKR